One stretch of Holophagaceae bacterium DNA includes these proteins:
- a CDS encoding 1-acyl-sn-glycerol-3-phosphate acyltransferase produces the protein MTKTRSITARALSRLWFRTLRVEGPGLPAGPVLVVVNHPNGLLDPLVVSALVAPSPCFLAKSTLWRMLPLRPLLAIFQAIPVERAQDTDDTESRARATAKAFAAVHRAFEKGERVGLFPEGISHGNAWLAPLKTGAARMALSSRISPALVPAGLVYGRRELFRHNALLRLGAPIEYGDLVPKGDDPGSVIELTARIRQALLPLTLHGPEEALQRLAEDLAWLLAEAPQDRADLETLRHRTQSLLPALAALGEGDRAKLRSRVDEAHQWLQEKGLRPDQVGFPYPGAQVRAWIGKALLHHGFALLLAPAALLFWPPYRFIGWLANRLTDELDQTATYKLLGGLLFMPAWAALLLGLAIWLWGLAGAAFVPALAILAFLSLPLSERLREDWQAIRGYRLRRHPDVAGLMKAKEELLDAFPQLR, from the coding sequence ATGACCAAAACTCGAAGCATCACGGCCAGGGCCCTGTCCCGCCTGTGGTTCCGGACGCTGCGCGTGGAAGGCCCTGGACTCCCCGCGGGGCCGGTGCTGGTGGTGGTGAACCATCCCAATGGCCTGCTGGATCCCTTGGTGGTCTCGGCGCTGGTGGCGCCATCGCCCTGCTTCCTGGCCAAGTCCACGCTCTGGCGGATGCTGCCCCTGCGGCCCCTCCTGGCCATTTTCCAAGCCATTCCGGTGGAGCGGGCCCAGGACACCGACGACACGGAGTCCCGCGCCAGGGCTACGGCCAAGGCCTTCGCGGCGGTGCACCGGGCCTTCGAAAAGGGAGAGCGGGTCGGGCTTTTCCCGGAAGGCATCAGCCACGGCAATGCCTGGCTGGCCCCCCTGAAAACCGGCGCCGCCCGCATGGCCCTGTCGAGCCGGATTTCTCCGGCCTTGGTGCCCGCAGGCCTCGTGTATGGGCGGCGGGAACTCTTCCGCCACAATGCGCTGCTGCGGCTCGGCGCGCCCATCGAATACGGGGACCTGGTGCCGAAGGGCGATGACCCGGGATCAGTGATCGAACTCACGGCGCGGATCCGCCAGGCCCTGCTGCCCCTCACGCTCCATGGTCCGGAAGAAGCCCTTCAGAGGCTGGCCGAGGATCTCGCCTGGCTGCTGGCCGAAGCCCCCCAAGACCGGGCGGACCTGGAAACCTTGCGCCATCGCACCCAATCCCTGCTCCCGGCCTTGGCGGCCCTTGGGGAGGGGGACCGTGCCAAGCTCCGGTCCCGGGTGGACGAGGCCCATCAATGGCTCCAGGAGAAAGGCCTGCGGCCTGACCAGGTGGGCTTCCCCTACCCCGGAGCCCAGGTGCGCGCCTGGATCGGAAAAGCGCTTCTGCATCATGGGTTCGCCCTGTTGCTTGCTCCGGCGGCCCTGCTTTTCTGGCCTCCCTACCGATTCATTGGATGGCTCGCCAACCGCCTGACGGACGAATTGGACCAGACCGCCACCTACAAGTTGCTGGGGGGCCTGCTGTTCATGCCCGCCTGGGCCGCGCTGCTCCTGGGCCTGGCGATCTGGCTCTGGGGGCTGGCAGGGGCTGCATTCGTGCCGGCCTTGGCGATCCTGGCTTTCCTGAGCCTGCCCTTGTCCGAACGCCTCAGGGAGGATTGGCAGGCCATCCGGGGGTATCGCCTGCGCAGGCATCCCGACGTGGCGGGCCTGATGAAAGCGAAGGAAGAATTGCTCGACGCCTTCCCGCAATTGCGCTGA